The genomic stretch GTGCAGCAGCTCTTGCCACTGGCGCACCATGCCCAGACGTTCGTTGTTCAGAATGAACTGTTTGACCGGCAGGTTGAACTGCATCGCGGTGCCAAGCTCCTGCATGTTCATCAGCCAGCTGGCTTCGCCCGCGACGTTGATCACCAGCGCCTCGGGGTGGGCCATCTGCACGCCGATGGACGCAGGAAAGCCGTAGCCCATGGTGCCCAGACCGCCGGATGTCATCCAGCGGTTCGGATCCTCGAAATTCAGGTACTGCGCCGCCCACATCTGGTGCTGGCCCACTTCGGTGGTGATGTAACGGTCATGGTCCTTGGTCAGCGCCTCAAGACGTTGCAGCGCGTACTGCGGCTTGATTGTCTTGCCCGACTGGGTGAACTTCAGACAGTCGACCTCTTGCCAGGTGTTGATCTGCTTCCACCATTTCGCCACGCCTTCGGCATTGGTCTTGCGACCGCGCGATTTCCAGACCTTCAGGATGTCTTCCAATACATGCGCCACGTCGCCCACGATGGGAATGTCGGCCTTGATCACCTTGTTGATCGACGAGGGATCAATGTCGATGTGTGCCTTGATCGACTTGGGCGAAAACGCATCCAGCACGCCGGTGATCCGGTCGTCAAAGCGCGCGCCGATGTTGATCATCAGATCGCAGCCGTGCATCGCCATGTTGGCCTCGTACAGACCGTGCATGCCCAACATGCCCAGCCATTTGTCACCCGACGCAGGATAGGCGCCCAGACCCATCAGGGTGCTGGTGATCGGAAAGCCGGTCGCCTCGACCAGTTCGCGCAGCAATTGCGAGGCTGCGGGCCCCGAGTTGATGACACCGCCGCCGGTATAGAAGATCGGGCGCTTGGCGGTTTCGATGGCGGCCACCAGTTCGGTGATCTCTTCCATGTCGCCCTTGACGGTGGGCTGATAGTGCGACTGCGACGGTTTGGGGTCGGTATAGGTGCCCGAGGCAAACTGCACGTCCTTGGGGATGTCCACCAGAACGGGGCCGGGACGGCCCGACATGGCAACGTGAAACGCTTCGTGGATCACGCCCGCCAGCTTGTCGGTCTCTTTCACCAGCCAGTTGTGTTTGGTGCAGGGGCGGGTGATGCCCACGGTGTCGGCTTCCTGGAATGCATCCGAGCCGATCATGAAGGTCGGAACCTGTCCGGTCAGAACAATGATCGGGATGCTGTCCAGCAACGCATCGGTCAGGCCGGTCACCGCATTGGTGGCACCGGGCCCCGAGGTCACAAGGCACACGCCGGGCTTGCCGGTCGAGCGCGCATAGCCCTCGGCGGCATGGACGGCACCCTGTTCGTGGCGCACCAGAATGTGCTTGATCGAGTTTTGCTGAAAAATCTCGTCGTAAATCGGTAGGACGGCGCCGCCGGGATACCCAAATACCGTGTCCACACCCTGATCTATCAGGGCCTGAACCACCATCTTTGCTCCGCTCATTTGACGTGTCATAGCTCTACTCCGGTTACGCCATACTGTCTTGGGCACATAAAAAAACCCCCGTTTTTGGCGGGGGCACATGGGTCGAATTCTGGTCTACCGTTACCGGCCCATGTGCGTTGATCCAATAATGACGACGACATCTAGCATGTCTTGGGTCCTCTCAAGTGCGTTTTGGGACATTATGAGCGGGGTCCGAGGGCGTCAACAGTCAAACGGCAAGAAAAAGTGTCGCACAGCAGGTTTTTTGCGACATTTTATTTCGCGCGCCCGCAATTCGACGACACAAGCGCAAATTGGCCCAGGGAATCGCTGTTACAGGCGCACGCCGGTGCCTTGCAGCACACCATGTTCCATCGCGTAGCGGGTCAAACCGGCGGTGCTGGAAATGCCCAGCTTGTGTTTGATGTTCTTGCGATGGGTTTCCACGGTGCGCACCGAAATATCCAGATCGCGTGCGACTTCCTTGTTGGACAGGCCCTGTGCCAGTTGCAGCAGGATCGTTTGTTCGCGTTCCGTCAGCGATGCGCGCACGTCGCCCGGTTTTGGCTCGATTGACCCTTTGGCGCCGGTGCACAGATAGCGTTCGCCGCGCATTACCGCGTCGATCGCATCCTTGATCTCTTCTGTGGGCACGTCTTTCAGAACATAGCCGCGCGCGCCATGGTCCAGTGCCGAGGCGATGTATTCGGGGCTGTCGTGCATCGACAGAACCAGCACGGCGGTGTCGGGGCTGCGTTCCAGCACCAGTTCGGTGGCGGTCAGCCCGCCCATTCCGGGCATGTTCAGATCCATCAGGATCACATCGGGTTTCAGCACATCAAGCTGGTCGATCACATCCTGCCCGTTGCCCAGACTGCCGACCACCACAAGATCGTCATAGCTTTCCAGAATGGACTGGATGCCTTGGGCGACCATCGGATGATCATCGACCACCAGCACGCGGATCGGATGGTTCGGAGTGGCTTGATCGGTCATGATTGCCTCTTTTGCAGTGGCGGGGTGTGGGCGGCTTCGGTGCCGGATTTGGGATCGGGGGGCAGCAGGTGGGTCAGCGGCACCGTGGCCTCGACAACCGTGCCGACACCATGCGTGCCAGCTTCGGAACTGCCTTTGCCCCGCGCGGACAGGATGCGCAAGGTGCCGTCCAGCTGTTCAACGCGCTCTTGCATGTTGCGCAGTCCGATGCCGGGTTGGTTGCTGCGATGGTCGCGCGCGATGCCACAACCGTTGTCGGTTATGCGCAACGTCGCGCCGCGCCGGTGCCCGCGCAAGTCGACGGTCACATGGGTCGCACCGGAATGGCGTTCAATGTTGGTCAGTGCCTCTTGGGCGATGCGGTACAGCGCAATCTTGGCGTTCTGGTCCAGACGGTTGCGGAACACCACGGTGTCAAAGGTCGTCTTGACCCCGGTACGCGCTTCAAAGTCGGTGGTCAGCGCCTTGACCGCAGGGCCAAGGCCCAGATCATCCAGCACGCCGGGGCGCAAATCGCGGCTGATGCGGCGCACCTCGGTAATGGCGGTGGCCAGATTGTCAAACCCCTGATCCAGCGATTCCTCGGCCATCTCGGTCTTGCCGGATTTCAGCCGCCGCCGCGCGATGTCCAGGGCAAAGCGCACGCCCACAAGGATCTGGCTGATGCCGTCGTGCAATTCGCGCGCCACGCGGCCACGTTCTTCTTCCTGGGCATCAAACACCCGCTGGGTCAGCCGCTTGAGCTTGGCATCGGCCAGCCTGCGTTCGCGGATGTTGATG from Pseudosulfitobacter sp. DSM 107133 encodes the following:
- a CDS encoding acetolactate synthase 3 large subunit; amino-acid sequence: MTRQMSGAKMVVQALIDQGVDTVFGYPGGAVLPIYDEIFQQNSIKHILVRHEQGAVHAAEGYARSTGKPGVCLVTSGPGATNAVTGLTDALLDSIPIIVLTGQVPTFMIGSDAFQEADTVGITRPCTKHNWLVKETDKLAGVIHEAFHVAMSGRPGPVLVDIPKDVQFASGTYTDPKPSQSHYQPTVKGDMEEITELVAAIETAKRPIFYTGGGVINSGPAASQLLRELVEATGFPITSTLMGLGAYPASGDKWLGMLGMHGLYEANMAMHGCDLMINIGARFDDRITGVLDAFSPKSIKAHIDIDPSSINKVIKADIPIVGDVAHVLEDILKVWKSRGRKTNAEGVAKWWKQINTWQEVDCLKFTQSGKTIKPQYALQRLEALTKDHDRYITTEVGQHQMWAAQYLNFEDPNRWMTSGGLGTMGYGFPASIGVQMAHPEALVINVAGEASWLMNMQELGTAMQFNLPVKQFILNNERLGMVRQWQELLHGERYSHSWSESLPDFVKLAEAFGAKGILCSDPADLDDAIMEMLNHDGPVLFDCLVEKHENCFPMIPSGKAHNEMLLGEADTQGVIDAKGSVLV
- a CDS encoding response regulator transcription factor; the encoded protein is MTDQATPNHPIRVLVVDDHPMVAQGIQSILESYDDLVVVGSLGNGQDVIDQLDVLKPDVILMDLNMPGMGGLTATELVLERSPDTAVLVLSMHDSPEYIASALDHGARGYVLKDVPTEEIKDAIDAVMRGERYLCTGAKGSIEPKPGDVRASLTEREQTILLQLAQGLSNKEVARDLDISVRTVETHRKNIKHKLGISSTAGLTRYAMEHGVLQGTGVRL
- a CDS encoding cache domain-containing protein is translated as MQRLWSFFTFSYAQKLLLVAAMPLVLAMAAIAILVTVQSRELANREIRALESQLIAAKKAELRNYVTQARNGFYFIYGNAAPDDEAAKKRVKQILAAMIYGREGFFFVYDYDGTNLVSPRQTDRIGGNWMDETDAEGTPVVRDLINIARQGDGYLTHLWPKPSTGKDARMISYVTSFPSWQWAVGTGVFIDDVLANIAASRLEVETRVQRTFVYITVITLLALLLVFGSGMVINIRERRLADAKLKRLTQRVFDAQEEERGRVARELHDGISQILVGVRFALDIARRRLKSGKTEMAEESLDQGFDNLATAITEVRRISRDLRPGVLDDLGLGPAVKALTTDFEARTGVKTTFDTVVFRNRLDQNAKIALYRIAQEALTNIERHSGATHVTVDLRGHRRGATLRITDNGCGIARDHRSNQPGIGLRNMQERVEQLDGTLRILSARGKGSSEAGTHGVGTVVEATVPLTHLLPPDPKSGTEAAHTPPLQKRQS